A section of the Acanthopagrus latus isolate v.2019 chromosome 20, fAcaLat1.1, whole genome shotgun sequence genome encodes:
- the LOC119010089 gene encoding putative uncharacterized protein DDB_G0286333 produces MADQGDGRHNGENRPPIEFNFRQDEEAAGDRLDSFVQLLNLVIDRNGFDGIAWILWLFGVLPNINENHDNNENHDNNENHDNNENHNNVEDLANDNVNDNVDFDNIDNDDDNNENAADADAVAIAEVAVGVGQDVEERDPLLRRSLKRSREEDEEDDEQRSRKRFRWCNEDDCSSDIYAGSICSDPNNTHRNTENTAVEHAGASAECAEEDPLPGPSTKWPREHDQGENQSSSSRKLRQCHAFEDSDSDTDMDKTGHNLAQTSSDIDLSEDEGAVEDTDKEDSQQVEEEEPQPSCSGKRPWKRDDRERGRGSKRCRR; encoded by the exons ATGGCTGACCAAGGAGACGGTAGGCACAACGGTGAAAATC GCCCACCAATCGAATTCAATTTCAGACAGGATGAGGAAGCAGCCGGTGACCGCCTAGATAGTTTTGTTCAGTTGCTGAACCTTGTCATTGATAGAAATGGTTTTGACGGCATTGCGTGGATTTTATGGCTGTTCGGAGTTCTTCCCAACATCAATGAAAACCATGACAACAACGAAAACCATGACAACAACGAAAACCATGACAACAACGAAAACCATAACAACGTGGAGGACCTCGCCAATGACAATGTGAATGACAACGTTGACTTTGACAACATTGACAACGATGACGACAATAACGAAAATGCAGCAGACGCTGATGCTGTTGCCATTGCCGAGGTTGCTGTTGGAGTCGGTCAGGATGTAGAAGAGCGTGACCCCCTGCTTAGACGATCACTGAAGAGgtccagagaggaggatgaagaggacgaCGAACAGAGAAGCAGGAAACGATTCAGATGGTGCAACGAGGATGACTGCTCATCAGACATCTACGCTGGCAGCATTTGCAGTGACCCTAACAACACTCACAGGAATACTGAGAATACGGCTGTCGAACACGCAGGTGCTAGTGCTGAGTGTGCAGAGGAAGACCCTCTGCCTGGTCCATCCACGAAATGGCCAAGAGAGCATGACCAAGGAGAAAATCAGTctagcagcagcagaaaattaAGACAGTGTCATGCGTTTGAAGACAGCGACTCTGATACAGATATGGACAAAACCGGACACAATCTTGCTCAGACTAGTTCTGATATTGATCTGTCTGAAGATGAGGGTGCTGTGGAAGATACTGACAAGGAAGATagccagcaggtggaggaggaagagccaCAGCCCAGTTGCTCTGGAAAGAGGCCTTGGAAAAgggatgacagagagagagggagaggcagcaaAAGATGTAGACGTTAA